A single genomic interval of Brevundimonas diminuta harbors:
- the smc gene encoding chromosome segregation protein SMC: protein MQFQRLRLVGFKSFVDPAEVHIESGLTGVVGPNGCGKSNVLESLRWVMGANSAKAMRGQGMDDVIFAGAAGRPPRSHAEVSLTIDNAQRRAPQPFTDSPVLEVSRRIDRGQGSTYRINGKEVRARDVQLLFADASTGANSPALVRQGQISELIAAKPQNRRRILEEAGGVAGLHTRRHEAELRLKAAETNLDRLDDIGRELETALNRLKREARQAEKYKKISAEIRALQAALLYVRWNDARLAAEAAAAELRAADAAVAETTTAAAAAQTAALSAQEALKPAREEDAVASALLHRASLERDRLDMAEQAARAEVDRLKAEAARIAADAAREDGMAADAQRELDRLDNELARLKAEIAAAPERGPELDKALAAAEDARKAADGEVERLAGMLAAVEARANAETARKRDAEARLARVAAQHDQARREREALGPLETPELETARQALEAAQADLAAAHDAVEAAEALRGELARAEQEARTAARAAEDRLGRLQTEARGLAQLLVTGKRDHPPALDKVRADKGFEAALAAALGDDLDAALDARAAAYWGGADAPSPSWPAGIMPLSDHVQAPAQLTARLALCGVAPKSDATRLAQALPPGSRLVTVEGDLYRWDGFVSRAEAPRPAAVRLAQRTRLAELEAEIDKGRPALDQAQATQKSATEAFRAAEEAVKAARLKPFAADKAVTVARDRVETLAREQARREARAQALDDTVTRLAADAAEAQAAFDAAQTTNAPSETIAGLRDELTAARAAADAARAAAQTARSDRDAEARDRQGREQRLGSLTRAREGWVTRAKDSAGRVAALAKDADRTAALLKQAEVAPQGFAEQRGKLLDTLVAAEQRKQAASDAMAVAETQATEADRASRAAETAASQAREARAGLAARAEAAAEKLTEAETTLRETAQMSPKELGQKLTDDAIARPPDAAGAESLLYGLEREREALGAVNLRAEDEAVEYGERLNSMKSERIDLTQAIAKLRDGIDELNAEGRERLVAAFDVINANFKTLFEALFGGGQAELKLVESDDPLEAGLEIYACPPGKRLSVMSLMSGGEQALTAAALIFGVFLANPAPVCVLDEVDAPLDDANVDRFCRMLHEMRSRTDTRFIVITHNPVTMSRMDRLYGVTMPERGMSQLVSVDLKQAETLVA, encoded by the coding sequence ATGCAGTTCCAGCGCCTACGGCTCGTCGGCTTCAAGTCGTTCGTCGATCCGGCGGAGGTGCACATCGAATCCGGCCTGACCGGCGTCGTCGGCCCCAACGGCTGCGGCAAGTCCAACGTCCTTGAAAGCCTGCGCTGGGTGATGGGGGCCAATTCGGCCAAGGCCATGCGCGGCCAGGGCATGGACGACGTCATCTTCGCCGGGGCCGCCGGCCGCCCCCCGCGCAGCCACGCCGAAGTCAGCCTGACCATCGACAACGCCCAACGTCGCGCGCCCCAGCCCTTCACCGACTCACCGGTGTTGGAGGTGTCGCGCCGGATCGACCGGGGTCAGGGCTCGACCTATCGCATCAACGGCAAGGAGGTGCGCGCCCGCGATGTGCAACTGCTGTTCGCCGACGCCTCGACCGGCGCCAACTCGCCCGCCCTGGTGCGTCAGGGCCAGATCTCGGAACTGATCGCCGCCAAGCCGCAGAACCGCCGCCGCATTTTGGAAGAGGCGGGCGGCGTCGCCGGTCTGCACACCCGTCGGCACGAGGCCGAGCTACGCCTCAAGGCCGCCGAGACCAATCTGGACCGGCTGGACGACATCGGCCGTGAGCTTGAGACGGCGTTGAACCGGCTGAAGCGCGAAGCTCGCCAGGCCGAGAAGTACAAGAAGATCTCGGCAGAGATCCGCGCCCTTCAGGCCGCCCTGCTCTATGTGCGCTGGAACGACGCGCGTCTGGCCGCAGAGGCCGCCGCCGCCGAACTGCGCGCGGCCGACGCCGCCGTCGCCGAAACCACGACCGCCGCCGCCGCCGCCCAGACGGCCGCCCTGTCCGCCCAGGAAGCCCTGAAGCCCGCGCGGGAAGAGGACGCCGTGGCCTCCGCCCTGCTGCACCGCGCCAGCCTGGAGCGCGACCGGCTGGACATGGCTGAACAGGCGGCCCGCGCGGAAGTGGATCGCCTCAAGGCCGAGGCCGCCCGCATCGCCGCCGACGCCGCGCGCGAAGACGGCATGGCCGCCGACGCCCAGCGCGAACTGGACCGGCTCGACAACGAACTGGCCCGGCTCAAGGCCGAGATCGCCGCCGCTCCCGAACGCGGCCCCGAACTGGACAAGGCTCTGGCCGCCGCCGAGGACGCCCGCAAGGCTGCCGACGGCGAGGTCGAACGGCTGGCGGGCATGCTGGCCGCCGTCGAGGCCCGCGCCAACGCCGAAACGGCCCGCAAGCGCGACGCCGAGGCCCGACTGGCCCGCGTCGCCGCCCAGCACGACCAGGCCCGACGCGAACGCGAGGCTCTGGGGCCGCTGGAAACGCCTGAGCTGGAGACCGCCCGCCAGGCGCTGGAAGCGGCGCAGGCCGACCTTGCCGCCGCGCACGACGCCGTCGAGGCCGCCGAGGCGCTGCGCGGCGAACTTGCGCGCGCTGAACAGGAGGCCCGCACCGCCGCCCGCGCCGCAGAGGACCGGCTTGGCCGACTCCAGACCGAGGCGCGCGGCCTGGCCCAACTGCTGGTCACCGGCAAGCGCGACCATCCGCCCGCGTTGGACAAGGTGCGCGCCGACAAGGGGTTCGAGGCCGCCCTGGCCGCCGCCCTGGGCGACGATCTGGACGCCGCCCTTGACGCCCGCGCCGCCGCCTACTGGGGCGGAGCGGACGCGCCCTCCCCGTCCTGGCCTGCCGGTATCATGCCGCTTTCGGATCATGTTCAGGCGCCGGCACAGCTGACCGCGCGCCTCGCTCTTTGCGGTGTGGCGCCCAAGTCAGACGCTACTCGACTGGCTCAGGCTCTGCCTCCCGGCTCGCGCCTGGTGACGGTCGAGGGCGACCTCTATCGCTGGGACGGGTTCGTCAGCCGCGCCGAGGCGCCGCGCCCGGCCGCCGTGCGGCTGGCCCAGCGCACGCGCCTGGCCGAACTGGAGGCCGAGATCGACAAGGGCAGACCGGCGCTAGATCAGGCGCAGGCAACGCAGAAGTCAGCGACGGAAGCCTTCCGCGCCGCCGAAGAGGCGGTCAAGGCCGCACGCCTGAAGCCCTTCGCCGCCGACAAGGCCGTGACCGTCGCCCGCGACCGCGTCGAGACCCTGGCCCGCGAGCAGGCCCGTCGCGAGGCGCGCGCCCAGGCGCTGGACGACACCGTGACCCGACTGGCGGCCGACGCAGCCGAGGCGCAAGCCGCCTTTGACGCCGCTCAGACCACCAACGCCCCGTCCGAGACGATCGCCGGCCTGCGCGACGAACTGACCGCCGCCCGCGCCGCCGCCGACGCCGCCCGCGCCGCCGCCCAGACCGCCCGGTCGGACCGCGACGCCGAGGCCCGCGATCGTCAGGGCCGCGAGCAGCGCCTGGGCAGCCTGACCCGCGCGCGCGAAGGCTGGGTGACCAGGGCCAAGGACAGCGCCGGCCGCGTCGCCGCCCTGGCCAAGGACGCAGACCGGACGGCCGCCCTGCTGAAACAGGCCGAGGTCGCGCCACAGGGCTTCGCCGAACAGCGCGGCAAGCTGCTGGACACGCTGGTCGCCGCCGAACAGAGGAAACAGGCGGCGTCGGACGCTATGGCCGTCGCCGAGACCCAGGCGACCGAGGCCGACCGCGCATCGCGCGCCGCCGAGACCGCCGCGTCACAGGCCCGCGAGGCGCGCGCCGGCCTGGCCGCCCGCGCCGAAGCCGCCGCCGAGAAGCTGACCGAAGCCGAGACCACCCTGCGCGAGACGGCGCAGATGTCGCCCAAGGAGCTGGGTCAGAAGCTGACGGACGACGCCATCGCCCGCCCGCCCGACGCCGCCGGGGCCGAGAGCCTGCTCTACGGGCTGGAGCGCGAGCGCGAGGCCCTGGGGGCCGTCAACTTGCGCGCCGAGGACGAGGCGGTCGAATACGGCGAGCGGCTGAACAGCATGAAGTCGGAACGGATCGACCTGACCCAGGCCATCGCCAAGCTGCGCGACGGCATCGACGAGCTGAACGCCGAGGGCCGCGAGCGGCTGGTGGCGGCGTTCGACGTGATCAACGCCAACTTCAAGACCCTGTTCGAAGCCCTGTTCGGCGGGGGGCAGGCGGAGCTGAAGCTGGTCGAGAGCGACGACCCGCTGGAGGCGGGGCTGGAGATCTACGCCTGCCCGCCCGGCAAGCGGTTGTCGGTCATGAGCCTGATGAGCGGCGGCGAACAGGCCCTGACGGCGGCGGCCCTGATCTTCGGCGTCTTCCTGGCCAACCCCGCGCCGGTCTGCGTGCTGGACGAGGTGGACGCGCCGCTGGACGACGCCAACGTGGACCGCTTCTGCCGGATGCTGCACGAGATGCGCAGCCGCACCGACACCCGCTTCATCGTCATCACCCACAACCCCGTCACCATGAGCCGGATGGACCGGCTGTATGGCGTCACCATGCCCGAGCGCGGCATGAGCCAACTGGTCAGCGTGGACCTGAAACAGGCGGAGACCCTGGTCGCATGA
- a CDS encoding surface-adhesin E family protein: MIALLLALADPQLVPTGVGRFAIYADAASIEREGDMARMRELQVTEAGFKVGDVTYVGGWSRWAFDCRAKTADRLDFSSLKADGTEGPATPDPAPAYDAAPGGDAAELLAIACGAERPAEALTLQQAISQGQRALAD; encoded by the coding sequence ATGATCGCCCTGCTGCTCGCGCTCGCCGATCCTCAGCTGGTCCCGACCGGCGTGGGGCGGTTCGCCATCTATGCCGACGCCGCCTCGATCGAGCGCGAGGGCGATATGGCGCGGATGCGGGAGCTGCAGGTGACCGAGGCCGGGTTCAAGGTTGGCGACGTGACCTATGTCGGGGGCTGGTCGCGGTGGGCGTTCGACTGTCGGGCGAAGACGGCGGATCGGTTGGACTTCTCCTCCTTGAAAGCGGACGGGACGGAAGGGCCAGCGACCCCGGACCCCGCCCCCGCCTATGACGCCGCGCCGGGCGGGGATGCAGCCGAGCTGCTGGCCATCGCCTGCGGGGCTGAACGTCCGGCCGAGGCGCTGACGCTGCAGCAGGCCATCAGCCAGGGACAAAGGGCGCTGGCGGACTGA
- a CDS encoding mechanosensitive ion channel family protein: MPPEIIAVTRQIRALWHRFDWLPEWAVIGLVLLVFVGGGWLTHKIAFAILRRVVRNKDLFWRGVVERARVKLRVLIIIIGIGIGVTVSPMDPGPSEDIRSALLFLFILTLGWMASGVLDMWSVMHLKRYNIAVEDNLLARKHLTQTRILQRVAKVVLFIVTVGLALMTIAGFRQWGVSLLASAGVVGIIAGLALQPILTNMVAGIQIALTQPIRLDDAVIVENEWGNVEEITSTYVVVKLWDWRRMVLPLSYFITKPFQNWTRENARLIGVAFFYVDYEAPIDRLRTAFEGIVKASKHWDGDVQVMQVTDITERVLQVRCLASARSAPVAFDLRCEIREKLMAFMRDECREALPRDRIEWPQGSDKPAEGAVSPPAPFVPG, encoded by the coding sequence ATGCCTCCCGAGATCATCGCCGTCACCCGCCAGATCCGCGCCCTGTGGCATCGGTTCGACTGGCTGCCCGAATGGGCGGTCATCGGCCTGGTGCTGCTGGTCTTCGTCGGCGGCGGCTGGCTGACGCACAAGATCGCCTTCGCCATCCTGCGTCGCGTCGTTCGCAACAAGGATCTCTTCTGGCGCGGCGTGGTCGAGCGTGCGCGGGTCAAGCTGCGCGTCCTGATCATCATCATCGGCATCGGCATCGGCGTGACCGTCTCGCCGATGGATCCCGGTCCATCCGAGGATATCCGCAGCGCCCTGTTGTTCCTGTTCATCCTGACCCTCGGCTGGATGGCGTCGGGCGTGCTCGACATGTGGTCGGTCATGCACCTCAAGCGGTACAACATCGCCGTCGAGGACAATCTGCTGGCCAGGAAGCACCTGACCCAGACCCGCATCCTGCAGCGGGTGGCCAAGGTCGTGCTGTTCATCGTCACCGTGGGCCTGGCACTGATGACCATCGCCGGCTTCCGTCAGTGGGGCGTCAGCCTGCTGGCCTCGGCCGGCGTCGTCGGCATCATCGCCGGTCTGGCGCTTCAGCCGATCCTGACGAACATGGTCGCCGGCATCCAGATCGCCCTGACCCAGCCCATCCGCCTGGACGACGCGGTCATCGTCGAGAACGAGTGGGGCAATGTCGAGGAGATCACCTCGACCTATGTGGTGGTCAAGCTGTGGGACTGGCGCCGGATGGTGCTGCCCCTGTCCTATTTCATCACCAAGCCCTTCCAGAACTGGACGCGCGAGAACGCCCGCCTGATCGGCGTGGCCTTCTTCTACGTCGACTACGAAGCGCCCATCGACCGGCTGCGCACCGCCTTCGAGGGCATCGTCAAGGCGTCCAAACACTGGGACGGCGACGTGCAGGTGATGCAGGTCACCGACATCACCGAACGCGTGCTTCAGGTGCGCTGCCTGGCCAGCGCCCGCTCGGCCCCGGTCGCCTTCGACCTGCGCTGCGAGATCCGCGAGAAGCTGATGGCCTTCATGCGCGACGAATGCCGCGAGGCCCTGCCGCGCGACCGCATCGAATGGCCGCAAGGGTCGGACAAGCCCGCCGAGGGGGCCGTCAGTCCGCCAGCGCCCTTTGTCCCTGGCTGA
- the murD gene encoding UDP-N-acetylmuramoyl-L-alanine--D-glutamate ligase, whose amino-acid sequence MIPVPGFEGRRVAVFGLGRSGITAARALQAGGAIPVLWDDGEAGRAQAKGEGFTVEDLAAADWSDFAALVLSPGAPLTHPRPHWTVDLARAAGVPVLGDIELFARALAARPQDQRPRVVAITGTNGKSTTTALIGWVLKSAGLTVHVGGNIGVGVLALPEPTPDAVYVIEVSSYQLDLTTTFAPDVAILTNISPDHLDRHGGMDGYVAAKARIFTGQGVDGVGLVGVDDTWGQGIASRLSQRVIAISSNPSPPRGEGYVALPGAIWTKDRELVNLTAARSLPGRHNAQNAAFAYATARALGIDHDAAVAGLLSFPGLAHRMEAVGRLGSVRFINDSKATNADAARQALASYRSVFWIAGGAPKAGGIVDLADLFPRIAKAYLIGDAAPAFAETLAETPHVIARTLDAAVAAAAADAASAGGDQIVLLSPACASFDQFKDFEARGEAFRAAVLALGAVPETAS is encoded by the coding sequence ATGATCCCCGTTCCCGGCTTTGAGGGCAGGCGGGTCGCGGTCTTCGGCCTGGGACGGTCGGGGATCACGGCCGCGCGCGCCCTTCAGGCCGGGGGCGCGATCCCGGTCCTGTGGGACGACGGCGAGGCCGGCCGGGCGCAGGCGAAAGGCGAGGGCTTTACGGTCGAGGATCTGGCCGCCGCCGACTGGTCCGACTTCGCCGCCCTTGTCTTGTCGCCCGGCGCGCCCCTGACCCATCCCAGGCCGCACTGGACCGTGGACCTGGCCCGCGCGGCCGGCGTGCCCGTCCTCGGCGACATCGAGCTGTTCGCTCGCGCCCTGGCCGCCCGGCCGCAGGATCAGCGGCCGCGCGTCGTCGCGATCACCGGCACCAACGGCAAGTCCACCACCACCGCCCTGATCGGCTGGGTGCTGAAGTCGGCGGGCCTGACGGTTCACGTCGGCGGCAATATCGGCGTCGGCGTCCTGGCCCTGCCCGAACCCACGCCCGACGCCGTCTATGTGATCGAGGTCTCCAGCTACCAACTCGACCTGACCACGACCTTCGCCCCCGATGTCGCCATCCTGACCAACATCAGCCCCGACCACCTGGACCGCCACGGCGGCATGGACGGCTATGTCGCGGCCAAGGCGCGCATCTTCACAGGGCAGGGAGTGGACGGCGTGGGCTTGGTCGGCGTGGACGATACATGGGGGCAGGGGATTGCGTCCCGACTTTCCCAACGTGTGATCGCTATCTCGTCAAATCCTTCTCCCCCGAGGGGAGAAGGCTACGTGGCGCTGCCCGGTGCGATCTGGACTAAAGATCGCGAACTCGTAAACCTCACCGCCGCCCGTTCGCTTCCCGGCCGCCACAACGCCCAGAACGCCGCCTTCGCCTATGCGACCGCCCGGGCGCTCGGCATTGATCACGACGCCGCCGTCGCCGGCCTGCTGTCCTTCCCCGGCCTGGCGCACCGAATGGAGGCGGTCGGCCGCCTCGGCTCCGTGCGCTTCATCAACGATTCCAAGGCCACCAACGCCGACGCCGCGCGTCAGGCCCTGGCCTCCTACCGTTCCGTCTTCTGGATCGCCGGCGGCGCGCCCAAAGCCGGCGGCATCGTGGACCTGGCCGACCTGTTCCCCCGCATCGCCAAGGCCTATCTGATCGGCGACGCGGCCCCGGCCTTCGCCGAAACACTTGCTGAGACGCCTCACGTCATCGCCCGCACCCTCGACGCCGCCGTGGCCGCCGCCGCCGCCGATGCGGCCTCGGCCGGCGGCGACCAGATCGTCCTTCTGTCCCCCGCCTGCGCCAGCTTCGATCAGTTCAAGGACTTCGAGGCGCGCGGCGAGGCCTTCCGCGCCGCCGTCCTGGCCCTCGGCGCCGTCCCGGAAACCGCGTCATGA
- a CDS encoding peptidoglycan glycosyltransferase FtsW: MSAPYTPAFSRNDQSHVAQWFWTVDRGLLGAALALMALGVALSFASSPAAILADESITDPFHYSWRMMVFSGVGLSIMLTTSLMSPRGVRRIAVLALFGAIVVMMALPFIGDTVKGAARWVNFGPFSLQPSEFAKPGLIVFAAWMFAEAQKGQGVPGVTIAFGFYALTVSLLLIQPDIGQTLLITTTFMAVFFMAGVPFKWMAVLASLGMAGLVSLYFVFGHMRDRLSRFFSPETTDTHQIDSASEAIRAGGLLGRGIGEGVMKRRVPDLHTDFIYSVGAEEFGLILSLIMISLYAFIVIRGMRRAMKLTDPFEQTAAAGLFMLIGLQACINVAVNLNLIPTKGMTLPFISYGGSSMLAMGLTMGFALALTRRRPGAYEPGASLTLGRRLL; this comes from the coding sequence ATGAGCGCTCCCTACACCCCCGCCTTTTCCCGCAACGACCAGAGCCATGTGGCCCAGTGGTTCTGGACCGTGGATCGCGGCCTGCTGGGCGCGGCGCTCGCGCTGATGGCCCTGGGCGTGGCGCTCAGCTTCGCCTCCAGCCCCGCCGCCATCCTGGCCGATGAATCGATCACCGACCCCTTCCATTATTCCTGGCGGATGATGGTCTTTTCGGGCGTGGGGCTCAGCATCATGCTGACAACCTCGCTGATGTCGCCGCGCGGCGTGCGACGCATCGCGGTCCTGGCCCTGTTCGGCGCCATCGTCGTGATGATGGCCTTGCCGTTCATTGGCGACACGGTGAAGGGGGCCGCCCGCTGGGTGAACTTCGGCCCCTTCAGTCTGCAACCGTCCGAGTTCGCCAAGCCCGGCCTGATCGTCTTCGCCGCCTGGATGTTCGCCGAGGCGCAAAAGGGCCAAGGGGTGCCCGGCGTGACCATAGCGTTCGGTTTCTACGCCCTGACCGTCTCCCTACTGCTGATCCAGCCCGACATCGGCCAGACCCTTCTGATCACCACCACCTTCATGGCCGTCTTCTTCATGGCGGGTGTGCCGTTCAAATGGATGGCGGTTCTGGCGAGCCTGGGCATGGCGGGGCTGGTGTCGCTCTATTTCGTCTTCGGACACATGCGCGACCGCCTCAGCCGCTTCTTCTCGCCCGAGACGACCGACACCCATCAGATCGACAGCGCTTCGGAGGCCATCCGCGCCGGCGGCCTGCTGGGACGCGGCATCGGCGAGGGCGTGATGAAGCGTCGCGTGCCCGACCTGCACACCGACTTCATCTATTCCGTCGGCGCCGAGGAGTTCGGCCTGATCCTCAGCCTGATCATGATTAGCCTCTACGCCTTCATCGTCATTCGCGGCATGCGCCGGGCGATGAAGCTGACCGACCCGTTCGAGCAGACGGCGGCCGCGGGCCTGTTCATGCTGATCGGGCTTCAGGCCTGCATCAACGTCGCGGTGAACCTGAACCTGATCCCGACCAAGGGCATGACCCTGCCCTTCATCAGCTACGGCGGCTCCTCCATGCTGGCGATGGGTCTGACTATGGGTTTTGCGCTCGCCCTGACGCGACGCCGCCCCGGCGCCTACGAACCCGGCGCCAGCCTGACCCTGGGCCGGCGGTTGCTGTAG
- the murG gene encoding undecaprenyldiphospho-muramoylpentapeptide beta-N-acetylglucosaminyltransferase — MTKLCVVAAGGTGGHMFPAEALAREMAARGWRVVLATDHRGEQYAHAFPAEERLALDAATGSGPLGLIKAGVAIFKGVVQARTAFDRLGADVVVGFGGYPSAPALVAAVTSQRPTVIHEQNAVLGRTNRILAPYVGQVASSFPTLERAPAKVQGRSHVVGSPVRAEIRALFDRPYAAPDADGPIHVLVTGGSQGARILSETTPRALAALPEALRRRLKVQQQSRPETLEAARQIYLEAGIEAEVAPFFRDMADRLSRAHLVVGRSGASTCAELAVANLPSVLIPLKIATDDHQRLNAKALTDAGAAEVILEDDLTVDRLASTLTGVLSDPARLSAMSAAARSVAIPDAAQRLADLVEATAQPQRP; from the coding sequence ATGACCAAGCTCTGCGTCGTCGCCGCCGGCGGCACCGGCGGCCATATGTTCCCGGCCGAGGCGCTGGCGCGCGAGATGGCGGCGCGCGGCTGGCGGGTGGTGCTGGCGACTGATCACCGGGGCGAACAATATGCCCACGCCTTCCCCGCCGAGGAACGGCTGGCGCTGGACGCCGCCACCGGCTCCGGCCCCCTGGGTCTGATCAAGGCCGGCGTCGCCATCTTCAAGGGCGTGGTCCAGGCACGAACGGCCTTCGACCGGCTGGGCGCCGACGTCGTCGTCGGCTTCGGCGGCTATCCGTCCGCCCCGGCCCTGGTCGCCGCCGTCACGTCCCAGCGACCGACGGTGATCCATGAACAGAATGCGGTCCTGGGCCGCACCAACCGCATCCTGGCCCCCTATGTGGGTCAGGTCGCCTCGTCCTTCCCGACGCTGGAACGCGCGCCGGCCAAGGTCCAGGGCCGATCCCATGTTGTCGGCTCTCCGGTGCGGGCCGAGATCCGCGCCCTGTTCGACCGCCCCTATGCGGCTCCCGACGCCGATGGCCCCATCCATGTGCTGGTCACCGGCGGCAGCCAGGGCGCCCGCATCCTGTCCGAGACCACGCCCCGCGCGCTGGCCGCCCTGCCAGAAGCCCTGCGCCGCCGCCTGAAGGTGCAGCAGCAGTCCCGCCCCGAGACGCTGGAAGCCGCCCGCCAGATCTATCTGGAGGCCGGGATCGAGGCCGAGGTCGCCCCCTTCTTCCGCGACATGGCTGACCGACTGTCCAGGGCCCATCTGGTCGTCGGCCGTTCCGGCGCCTCGACCTGCGCCGAACTGGCGGTCGCGAACCTGCCGTCCGTCCTGATCCCGCTGAAGATCGCCACCGACGACCACCAGCGCCTGAACGCCAAAGCCCTGACCGACGCGGGCGCGGCCGAGGTCATTCTGGAAGACGACCTGACCGTCGATCGCCTGGCTTCGACCCTGACCGGCGTCCTGTCCGATCCGGCGCGCCTGTCGGCCATGTCCGCCGCCGCCCGCAGCGTCGCCATCCCCGACGCCGCTCAACGCCTGGCCGACCTCGTCGAGGCGACGGCTCAACCGCAAAGGCCCTGA
- the mraY gene encoding phospho-N-acetylmuramoyl-pentapeptide-transferase has product MFYLLYLYYADVAHQYPLLNLVQYQTVRMALAMATAMIVAVAMGSRFINWIRAKQGRGQPIRDDGPVSHLSKVGTPTMGGLMILAGIGVAVLLWGDLTNPYIWIVSFVTAAFGVLGFIDDYAKVTKQTSAGLTSKQKLLAQTVVAVVAGVLTVLWMTVSPTSPGLETSIAFPFFKAVLLNIGWFYVAFAAFTIVGFSNAVNLTDGLDGLATVPVMMAAGAFGVISYLAGNFVFAQYLQVHHVPGAGELAIFCAAMIGGGAGFLWYNAPPAKIFMGDTGSLALGGALGAIAVTTKHELVLGIVGGLFVMEAASVMIQVGYYKLTKKRIFLMAPVHHHFEKMGWPESTVVIRFWIIAGALALLGLSTLKLR; this is encoded by the coding sequence ATGTTTTACCTGCTCTATCTCTACTACGCCGACGTGGCGCACCAGTATCCGCTGCTGAACCTGGTTCAGTACCAGACGGTGCGCATGGCTCTCGCCATGGCCACCGCCATGATCGTCGCCGTCGCCATGGGCAGCCGCTTCATCAACTGGATCCGCGCCAAACAGGGCCGAGGCCAGCCGATCCGCGACGACGGCCCGGTGTCACACCTGTCCAAGGTCGGCACCCCGACGATGGGCGGTCTGATGATCCTGGCAGGCATCGGCGTGGCGGTGCTGCTCTGGGGCGACCTGACCAATCCCTACATCTGGATCGTCAGCTTCGTGACGGCGGCTTTCGGCGTGCTGGGCTTCATCGACGACTACGCCAAGGTGACCAAACAAACCTCGGCCGGCCTGACCTCCAAGCAGAAGCTCCTGGCCCAGACCGTCGTCGCCGTCGTCGCCGGCGTCCTGACCGTGTTGTGGATGACCGTCTCGCCGACCTCGCCGGGGCTCGAGACGTCGATCGCCTTCCCCTTCTTCAAGGCCGTGCTGCTGAACATCGGCTGGTTCTATGTGGCGTTCGCGGCCTTCACCATCGTCGGCTTCTCCAATGCGGTGAACCTGACGGACGGTCTGGACGGTCTGGCGACCGTGCCGGTGATGATGGCGGCGGGCGCGTTCGGCGTGATCAGCTACCTCGCCGGCAACTTCGTCTTCGCCCAGTATCTTCAGGTCCACCACGTGCCTGGCGCGGGCGAACTGGCCATCTTCTGCGCGGCCATGATCGGCGGCGGCGCGGGCTTCCTGTGGTACAACGCCCCGCCGGCCAAGATCTTCATGGGCGACACCGGTTCGCTGGCCCTGGGCGGCGCCCTGGGCGCCATCGCCGTCACCACCAAGCACGAACTGGTCCTGGGCATCGTCGGCGGACTGTTCGTCATGGAGGCCGCCTCGGTCATGATCCAGGTCGGCTATTACAAGCTGACCAAGAAGCGCATCTTCCTGATGGCGCCGGTCCACCACCATTTCGAGAAGATGGGCTGGCCGGAATCCACCGTCGTCATCCGCTTCTGGATCATCGCCGGCGCCCTGGCCCTGCTGGGCCTGTCCACGCTGAAGCTGCGCTGA